One window of the Salvelinus fontinalis isolate EN_2023a chromosome 2, ASM2944872v1, whole genome shotgun sequence genome contains the following:
- the LOC129830430 gene encoding BTB/POZ domain-containing protein KCTD5-like isoform X1, translating into MAEKSPDSNGSVDQCPALSPEQRMQSAGIGASKWVRLNVGGTYFLTTRQTLCRDSKSFLYRLCQADPDLDSDKDETGAYLIDRDPTYFGPVLNYLRHGKLVLNRGLAEEGVLEEAEFYNIPSLIKLIKDKIRERDCKTVQLPIKHVYRVLQCQEEELTQMVSTMSDGWKFEQLVSIGSSYNYGNEDQAEFLCVVSKELHNQSYGTSSEPSEKAKRTSTRIVRNILPMNVSTFEYKGTIGEILFRPLPLWP; encoded by the exons ATGGCGGAGAAGAGCCCTGACTCAAACGGCTCAGTTGACCAGTGTCCCGCCCTGTCTCCGGAACAGAGAATGCAGTCAGCTGGGATCGGGGCATCCAAATGGGTCCGTCTGAATGTCGGTGGGACATACTTTCTCACAACGAGGCAAACGTTGTGCCGAGACTCAAAATCATTCCTGTACCGTCTGTGCCAGGCCGACCCCGACCTCGACTCTGACAAG GATGAAACGGGTGCCTATTTGATAGACCGGGACCCAACATACTTTGGTCCAGTGCTCAACTACCTGAGGCATGGGAAACTGGTGCTCAATAGAGGCCTTGCCGAGGAAG GTGTACTGGAAGAGGCTGAATTCTACAATATTCCTTCTTTGATCAAGCTAATTAAAGACAAAATCAGGGAGAGGGACTGCAAAACAGTTCAG ctcccTATAAAACATGTCTATAGAGTCTTGCAGTGCCAAGAAGAGGAGCTAACACAAATGGTTTCCACCATGTCAGATGGTTGGAAGTTTGAGCAG TTGGTCAGTATTGGCTCCTCATATAACTATGGAAACGAAGACCAGgcagagttcctgtgtgttgtctCTAAGGAGCTACATAACCAATCATACGGCACAAGCAGTGAACCAAGTGAAAAGGCCAAG AGGACAAGTACAAGGATTGTTAGAAACATTTTGCCAATGAATGTATCTACCTTTGAATATAAGGGGACAATTGGTGAGATTTTGTTTAGACCCCTGCCATTGTGGCCTTAA
- the LOC129830415 gene encoding 3-phosphoinositide-dependent protein kinase 1-like isoform X1 has translation MEGPQASPKLVKQPEDFKFGRILGEGSYSTVVLAREQATGKEYAMKILEKMHIRKENKAHCVTRERDIMSSLDHPFIVKLYFTFQDVKRLYFGISYARNGELLKYIRKIGSFDETCTRFYSAEIVCALQYLHSKGIIHRDLKPENILLNEDMHIQITDFGTAKQLSSDGTQNRANSFVGTAEYVSPELLTQKSACKSSDLWGLGCIIYQLVAGLPPFRAGNDYLKFQKIIKLEYEFPDKFFPNAKDLVEQLLCLDPSNRLGCEEMGGYNPLRAHLFFKAVTWENLHLQTPPKLTPYLPAMAEDDEDYYGNYDDLLSQFSNMQVVFSRSCQPLFVANPSPIPNSNPAQRPNSNIKQYIHDLDNNSFELDLQFSTEVKRLLLEKQTSRNPWNQFVENNLILKMGPVDKRKGLFARRRQLLLTEGPHLYYVDPVNKVLKGEIPWSPALRPEAKNFKTFFVHTPNRTYYLMDPCGNADKWCKKIQEVWQKIYNKHCNSCM, from the exons TGAAGATTCTGGAGAAGATGCACATCCGGAAGGAGAACAAGGCACATTGCGTGACACGAGAGAGGGATATCATGTCAAGCTTAGACCATCCATTTATCGTCAAGCTCTACTTCACATTTCAAGATGTGAAAAGGTTGT ATTTTGGCATAAGCTATGCAAGAAATGGGGAATTACTGAAATACATTCGCAAAATAGGCTCATTCGATGAGACGTGCACTAGATTCTACTCTGCTGAAATAGTATGTGCATTACAGTATTTGCATTCTAAAGGCATAATTCACAG GGACCTCAAACCAGAGAATATTTTACTGAATGAGGACATGCACATTCAAATAACAGACTTTGGAACTGCAAAACAACTCTCATCAGATGGTACACAAA ACAGAGCAAACTCCTTTGTTGGAACAGCTGAGTATGTTTCTCCAGAGCTACTGACTCAGAAATCTGCCTGCAAAAG CTCTGACCTTTGGGGTTTAGGCTGTATCATCTACCAGTTGGTAGCAGGATTACCTCCATTTAGAGCTGG GAATGACTACCTGAAATTCCAGAAGATTATTAAACTGGAGTATGAATTTCCTGATAAATTCTTTCCTAATGCGAAGGATCTAGTGGAACAGCTTCTA TGCTTGGATCCCTCCAACCGATTAGGTTGTGAGGAGATGGGTGGGTACAACCCTCTCAGAGCCCATCTTTTCTTTAAGGCCGTCACATGGGAGAACCTTCACCTACAGACACCCCCCAAACTCACCCCCTACCTGCCAGCCATGGCTGAGGATGATGAGGACTATTATGGAAAC TATGATGACCTCCTCAGCCAGTTCAGCAACATGCAGGTTGTCTTTTCCCGCTCCTGTCAACCACTGTTTGTGGCCAACCCCAGTCCCATCCCCAACTCCAACCCTGCACAAAGGCCCAACAGCAACATCAAGCAGTACATTCATGACCTGGACAACAACTCTTTTGAGCTGGACCTGCAGTTTTCCACTGAGGTGAAGCGGCTACTGCTTGAGAAACAGACAAGCAGAAACCCCTG gAATCAGTTTGTGGAGAATAATTTGATCCTCAAGATGGGACCAGTGGACAAAAGGAAG GGGCTGTTTGCACGTCGGCGCCAGCTATTGTTGACTGAGGGACCACACCTTTACTATGTGGACCCAGTTAACAAGGTTTTGAAAGGAGAGATCCCCTGGTCCCCCGCACTGCGCCCAGAGGCCAAGAACTTCAAGACCTTCTTTGTCCATACA CCTAACAGAACATACTATCTGATGGACCCATGTGGGAATGCTGACAAATGGTGCAAGAAAATTCAAGAAGTGTGGCAAAAGATCTATAACAAGCATTGTAACTCATGCATGTAG
- the LOC129830430 gene encoding BTB/POZ domain-containing protein KCTD5-like isoform X2: MAEKSPDSNGSVDQCPALSPEQRMQSAGIGASKWVRLNVGGTYFLTTRQTLCRDSKSFLYRLCQADPDLDSDKDETGAYLIDRDPTYFGPVLNYLRHGKLVLNRGLAEEGVLEEAEFYNIPSLIKLIKDKIRERDCKTVQLPIKHVYRVLQCQEEELTQMVSTMSDGWKFEQLVSIGSSYNYGNEDQAEFLCVVSKELHNQSYGTSSEPSEKAKILQEQGSRM; encoded by the exons ATGGCGGAGAAGAGCCCTGACTCAAACGGCTCAGTTGACCAGTGTCCCGCCCTGTCTCCGGAACAGAGAATGCAGTCAGCTGGGATCGGGGCATCCAAATGGGTCCGTCTGAATGTCGGTGGGACATACTTTCTCACAACGAGGCAAACGTTGTGCCGAGACTCAAAATCATTCCTGTACCGTCTGTGCCAGGCCGACCCCGACCTCGACTCTGACAAG GATGAAACGGGTGCCTATTTGATAGACCGGGACCCAACATACTTTGGTCCAGTGCTCAACTACCTGAGGCATGGGAAACTGGTGCTCAATAGAGGCCTTGCCGAGGAAG GTGTACTGGAAGAGGCTGAATTCTACAATATTCCTTCTTTGATCAAGCTAATTAAAGACAAAATCAGGGAGAGGGACTGCAAAACAGTTCAG ctcccTATAAAACATGTCTATAGAGTCTTGCAGTGCCAAGAAGAGGAGCTAACACAAATGGTTTCCACCATGTCAGATGGTTGGAAGTTTGAGCAG TTGGTCAGTATTGGCTCCTCATATAACTATGGAAACGAAGACCAGgcagagttcctgtgtgttgtctCTAAGGAGCTACATAACCAATCATACGGCACAAGCAGTGAACCAAGTGAAAAGGCCAAG ATTCTTCAAGAACAAGGCTCTCGAATGTGA
- the LOC129830415 gene encoding 3-phosphoinositide-dependent protein kinase 1-like isoform X2, which produces MEGPQASPKLVKQPEDFKFGRILGEGSYSTVVLAREQATGKEYAMKILEKMHIRKENKAHCVTRERDIMSSLDHPFIVKLYFTFQDVKRLYFGISYARNGELLKYIRKIGSFDETCTRFYSAEIVCALQYLHSKGIIHRDLKPENILLNEDMHIQITDFGTAKQLSSDDRANSFVGTAEYVSPELLTQKSACKSSDLWGLGCIIYQLVAGLPPFRAGNDYLKFQKIIKLEYEFPDKFFPNAKDLVEQLLCLDPSNRLGCEEMGGYNPLRAHLFFKAVTWENLHLQTPPKLTPYLPAMAEDDEDYYGNYDDLLSQFSNMQVVFSRSCQPLFVANPSPIPNSNPAQRPNSNIKQYIHDLDNNSFELDLQFSTEVKRLLLEKQTSRNPWNQFVENNLILKMGPVDKRKGLFARRRQLLLTEGPHLYYVDPVNKVLKGEIPWSPALRPEAKNFKTFFVHTPNRTYYLMDPCGNADKWCKKIQEVWQKIYNKHCNSCM; this is translated from the exons TGAAGATTCTGGAGAAGATGCACATCCGGAAGGAGAACAAGGCACATTGCGTGACACGAGAGAGGGATATCATGTCAAGCTTAGACCATCCATTTATCGTCAAGCTCTACTTCACATTTCAAGATGTGAAAAGGTTGT ATTTTGGCATAAGCTATGCAAGAAATGGGGAATTACTGAAATACATTCGCAAAATAGGCTCATTCGATGAGACGTGCACTAGATTCTACTCTGCTGAAATAGTATGTGCATTACAGTATTTGCATTCTAAAGGCATAATTCACAG GGACCTCAAACCAGAGAATATTTTACTGAATGAGGACATGCACATTCAAATAACAGACTTTGGAACTGCAAAACAACTCTCATCAGATG ACAGAGCAAACTCCTTTGTTGGAACAGCTGAGTATGTTTCTCCAGAGCTACTGACTCAGAAATCTGCCTGCAAAAG CTCTGACCTTTGGGGTTTAGGCTGTATCATCTACCAGTTGGTAGCAGGATTACCTCCATTTAGAGCTGG GAATGACTACCTGAAATTCCAGAAGATTATTAAACTGGAGTATGAATTTCCTGATAAATTCTTTCCTAATGCGAAGGATCTAGTGGAACAGCTTCTA TGCTTGGATCCCTCCAACCGATTAGGTTGTGAGGAGATGGGTGGGTACAACCCTCTCAGAGCCCATCTTTTCTTTAAGGCCGTCACATGGGAGAACCTTCACCTACAGACACCCCCCAAACTCACCCCCTACCTGCCAGCCATGGCTGAGGATGATGAGGACTATTATGGAAAC TATGATGACCTCCTCAGCCAGTTCAGCAACATGCAGGTTGTCTTTTCCCGCTCCTGTCAACCACTGTTTGTGGCCAACCCCAGTCCCATCCCCAACTCCAACCCTGCACAAAGGCCCAACAGCAACATCAAGCAGTACATTCATGACCTGGACAACAACTCTTTTGAGCTGGACCTGCAGTTTTCCACTGAGGTGAAGCGGCTACTGCTTGAGAAACAGACAAGCAGAAACCCCTG gAATCAGTTTGTGGAGAATAATTTGATCCTCAAGATGGGACCAGTGGACAAAAGGAAG GGGCTGTTTGCACGTCGGCGCCAGCTATTGTTGACTGAGGGACCACACCTTTACTATGTGGACCCAGTTAACAAGGTTTTGAAAGGAGAGATCCCCTGGTCCCCCGCACTGCGCCCAGAGGCCAAGAACTTCAAGACCTTCTTTGTCCATACA CCTAACAGAACATACTATCTGATGGACCCATGTGGGAATGCTGACAAATGGTGCAAGAAAATTCAAGAAGTGTGGCAAAAGATCTATAACAAGCATTGTAACTCATGCATGTAG